A part of Desulfomicrobium baculatum DSM 4028 genomic DNA contains:
- a CDS encoding KamA family radical SAM protein translates to MSINALDAFTTDLFEKLFTVKKDGMASDEEQRAIAELFRKAEAEKLTAPIVALFLALEKFHDDQGFTPEQLGLTRDALTALAVKHEEIDEHRVTVGGRVGKALPIVDAAQSRVREYLDRHPKEAPSGIEVWDRMLENQKRIKNVLSMSDDDWNSYSGQLRHAIEDVETLSKVVDLPAKAIEDVLRVTRTYRMRLTPYYASLILPGQVNDPVLLQAVPTGEMVDNAGVEIPPVAADHSPARLIDQFYPRVVTIKATNMCAMYCTHCLRIAHIGAKDRLYGKEAYGEALEYIRANPEIRDVLITGGDSLVLPNSMLEWLLGQLDAIEHVRMKRLGTRIPVTTPQRIDSELLDILEASSDKKPLRVVTQINTAQEITPVSKAAFQAISKRVAAVMNQAVLLKGINDSSVKMWKLCETIQEAYVRPYYVFNCSYRNPQFKHLRVPVAVGQSIIESMYGNISGDAIPRYIATAGGKIPLHRTNVLEHGQGYVKMQKPWSGEQVSYPDPEPQEYARQDFGFAKYEK, encoded by the coding sequence ATGAGCATCAATGCCTTGGACGCGTTTACGACAGATCTCTTTGAAAAACTGTTCACCGTGAAGAAAGACGGGATGGCATCGGACGAAGAGCAGCGGGCCATTGCCGAGCTTTTCAGAAAGGCGGAAGCCGAAAAGCTGACCGCGCCCATCGTCGCCCTTTTCTTGGCGCTGGAAAAATTCCACGATGACCAAGGCTTTACTCCGGAGCAGCTGGGCTTGACGCGAGACGCCCTTACGGCCCTGGCTGTGAAACACGAAGAGATAGACGAGCACCGCGTCACCGTGGGCGGACGCGTGGGCAAGGCCCTGCCCATCGTCGACGCGGCCCAAAGCAGGGTCCGCGAATACCTGGACCGCCATCCCAAGGAAGCCCCCAGCGGCATCGAAGTCTGGGACCGGATGCTCGAAAACCAAAAGCGCATCAAAAACGTGCTAAGCATGAGCGATGACGACTGGAACTCCTACTCCGGCCAGCTGCGCCACGCCATCGAGGACGTCGAGACCCTGTCCAAGGTCGTCGATCTGCCGGCCAAGGCCATAGAGGACGTGCTGCGGGTCACCAGGACCTACCGCATGCGCCTCACCCCCTACTACGCGAGCCTCATCCTGCCGGGCCAGGTCAACGACCCGGTCCTGCTGCAGGCCGTGCCCACCGGCGAGATGGTCGACAACGCAGGAGTCGAGATCCCGCCCGTGGCCGCCGACCATTCCCCGGCCCGGCTCATCGACCAGTTTTATCCCAGAGTGGTGACCATCAAAGCCACCAACATGTGCGCCATGTACTGCACCCATTGCCTGCGCATCGCCCATATCGGCGCCAAGGACCGCCTCTACGGCAAGGAAGCCTACGGCGAGGCCCTGGAGTACATCCGCGCCAACCCCGAAATCCGCGACGTGCTGATCACCGGCGGAGACAGCCTGGTCCTGCCCAACAGCATGCTCGAATGGCTCCTGGGGCAGCTTGACGCCATCGAACACGTGCGCATGAAGCGGCTTGGCACACGCATCCCCGTGACCACGCCGCAGCGCATCGACAGCGAACTCCTGGATATCCTGGAAGCCAGCAGCGACAAAAAGCCCCTGCGCGTGGTCACCCAGATCAACACCGCCCAAGAGATCACGCCGGTCTCCAAGGCCGCTTTCCAGGCCATCTCCAAGCGCGTGGCCGCGGTCATGAACCAGGCCGTGCTTTTGAAAGGGATCAACGATTCAAGCGTGAAGATGTGGAAGCTGTGCGAGACCATTCAGGAAGCCTATGTGAGACCGTACTATGTCTTCAACTGCAGCTACCGCAACCCGCAGTTCAAGCATCTGCGCGTGCCCGTGGCCGTTGGCCAGAGCATCATCGAAAGCATGTACGGCAACATCTCCGGCGACGCCATCCCGCGCTACATCGCCACGGCCGGCGGCAAGATCCCCTTGCACCGCACCAACGTGCTCGAACACGGCCAGGGTTACGTGAAGATGCAAAAGCCCTGGAGCGGCGAACAGGTCAGCTATCCCGATCCCGAGCCGCAGGAATATGCCCGGCAGGACTTCGGCTTCGCCAAGTACGAAAAATGA
- a CDS encoding ATP-grasp domain-containing protein translates to MLEDEDILFSDLKLDPDTFYFLYIGEIKTDCLNQFFKETLFKIHGRPFDFISILPDVLESYPHKNTMVINPMARELFREKGRKVSFRIPPRTFASLVSASDTVNELIRQLLDKQGHVFIHVFESVPELTLALIPGVRVLGPSGHIANIWNNKLYQLQRLKDVAPVINYRVSQDAQDMLNITRELWDEWTDGMFVSQPYSAAGVNSFVAHSQEEIETKTAHLRGKFFISRYIPHVADPTVLGIVANAQDVFIAATADQEIYDGNKFRGSTFPSEQPYAIQQELREITRRIGQVMGRSGYRGIFGCDYIVDAEGRIFFVEVNARKQGTTMEMCCTLENALPPETPGLLELEYHAVMFDRFPDNMMEMKEALNGICWRTYNFKLEHEAETDHIVPVDEDERTLFRQVVCNGQEHGVIVVEHVGGKQAVMPGTFLGRVVAVARDRCMLEDDIRLGIEQLNDSIRKHSQTQESQEDGQK, encoded by the coding sequence ATGCTCGAAGATGAAGATATTCTTTTTTCAGACCTCAAACTTGACCCGGACACGTTTTACTTCCTGTATATAGGGGAAATAAAAACGGATTGCCTGAATCAATTCTTCAAGGAGACGCTCTTCAAGATTCACGGCCGGCCTTTCGATTTCATTTCCATCCTACCGGATGTGCTCGAATCCTATCCGCACAAAAACACCATGGTCATAAACCCCATGGCCCGGGAGCTTTTCCGGGAAAAAGGCCGCAAAGTCAGCTTCCGCATCCCGCCTCGCACCTTTGCGTCCCTTGTCTCCGCATCGGACACGGTCAATGAACTCATCCGCCAACTCCTCGACAAGCAGGGGCACGTCTTCATCCATGTCTTCGAATCCGTGCCGGAACTGACCCTGGCGCTCATCCCCGGCGTACGCGTGCTGGGGCCCAGCGGACACATCGCCAATATCTGGAACAACAAGCTCTATCAGTTGCAGCGCTTGAAAGACGTCGCGCCGGTCATCAACTACCGCGTCAGTCAGGACGCGCAGGACATGCTGAACATTACCCGGGAACTCTGGGACGAATGGACGGACGGCATGTTTGTCAGCCAGCCCTATTCCGCGGCCGGGGTGAACAGCTTTGTTGCCCACTCGCAGGAAGAGATCGAGACCAAGACCGCGCATCTGCGGGGCAAGTTCTTCATCAGCCGCTACATCCCGCATGTGGCCGACCCCACGGTTCTGGGGATCGTGGCCAACGCCCAGGATGTGTTCATCGCGGCCACCGCCGACCAGGAAATATACGACGGCAACAAGTTTCGCGGATCCACATTTCCGTCCGAGCAGCCCTACGCCATTCAGCAGGAGCTGCGCGAGATCACGCGCAGGATCGGGCAGGTCATGGGTCGCAGCGGCTATCGCGGCATCTTCGGCTGCGACTACATCGTCGACGCCGAGGGGCGGATTTTTTTCGTGGAGGTCAACGCCCGCAAGCAGGGCACGACCATGGAGATGTGCTGCACGCTTGAAAACGCCCTGCCGCCGGAAACCCCCGGCCTGCTTGAGCTGGAATACCACGCCGTGATGTTCGACCGTTTTCCGGACAACATGATGGAAATGAAAGAGGCCCTGAACGGGATCTGCTGGCGGACCTACAACTTCAAGCTCGAACATGAAGCCGAGACCGACCACATCGTCCCCGTGGACGAAGACGAGCGGACCCTCTTCCGCCAGGTAGTCTGCAACGGCCAGGAACACGGGGTGATCGTGGTCGAACACGTGGGCGGCAAACAGGCCGTCATGCCCGGCACCTTTCTGGGCAGGGTCGTGGCCGTTGCCCGTGACCGCTGCATGCTCGAAGACGACATACGCCTGGGCATCGAGCAGCTGAACGACTCCATCCGCAAACACTCGCAAACTCAAGAATCTCAAGAGGACGGACAGAAATGA
- a CDS encoding PAS domain S-box protein, whose product MSLDPEKRLRDLEAELAVLQARLRVLVDGSPLGIFFDDAGDKCVFVNTTFCEMMGLSEAQALGDGWARTVHPQDLPRLLGERASSVAGGAPLFRAEYRYYRPDGRVGWVEEQTRPVHGPDGTLLGYVGTLAEISGRKEEEAALARHSEALEERVRERTAELLAQAERLAEMNAALKVLLRQREEDREELEQAVLANVRRRIAPTLDRLEGLCAGEEVRVLTEQLRQGLKELTEPFCHRLSTVCQGLTPAEIQVAELIREGLGTKEIAVRLGVGSSTIDTHRHHLRRKLGLNCRQDSLRSYLLSLESV is encoded by the coding sequence ATGTCACTTGATCCAGAAAAACGTCTGCGCGATCTTGAAGCCGAACTGGCGGTCTTGCAGGCCCGTTTGCGGGTCCTGGTCGACGGCTCGCCTCTGGGCATTTTTTTTGACGACGCCGGCGACAAATGCGTTTTCGTGAATACGACCTTCTGCGAGATGATGGGGCTGTCCGAGGCCCAGGCTCTGGGCGACGGCTGGGCCAGGACCGTCCATCCACAAGACCTGCCGAGATTGCTGGGCGAGCGGGCCAGTTCCGTGGCCGGGGGGGCGCCTCTTTTTCGCGCCGAGTATCGCTACTACCGCCCGGACGGCCGGGTGGGCTGGGTGGAGGAGCAGACCCGACCGGTTCACGGCCCGGACGGGACGCTCTTGGGCTACGTGGGTACGCTGGCCGAGATCAGCGGGCGCAAGGAAGAGGAGGCGGCGTTGGCGCGGCACAGCGAGGCGCTGGAGGAACGGGTCCGGGAACGCACCGCCGAGCTTTTGGCCCAGGCCGAGCGCCTGGCCGAGATGAACGCGGCCCTGAAAGTTCTCCTGCGGCAGCGCGAGGAAGACCGCGAGGAACTGGAACAAGCCGTGCTGGCCAATGTCCGTCGTCGCATCGCCCCGACCCTGGATCGCCTGGAAGGTCTCTGTGCCGGAGAGGAGGTCCGCGTGCTGACCGAGCAACTCCGGCAGGGCCTCAAGGAACTGACCGAGCCCTTTTGCCATCGCTTGTCCACGGTCTGCCAGGGCCTCACGCCGGCCGAGATCCAGGTCGCGGAGCTGATTCGCGAAGGGCTCGGCACCAAGGAAATAGCCGTCCGCCTCGGGGTCGGCTCTTCCACCATCGATACCCACCGCCATCATCTCCGCCGTAAGCTTGGGCTTAACTGCCGCCAGGACAGTTTGCGCTCCTACCTGCTTTCTCTTGAATCCGTCTGA